In the Syntrophobacterales bacterium genome, AGACTCCAGCCTCTTCACCATGGCGAGCTTCCTGTCCATACCCACCCTGCCCGGTAGATCAGCGACAGTAAATGGGTAGCGGCACTCCATCAGATTCTTCTCTCCTGGTTCTTTCCAACCTCCATTTCCGGAGAACTTTCTGAGTTCTCCCGCGAGACCGAGCAGGTCACTCTCCCGAAAAGAATTTGTCGACCCATAGAAAGTCTTCCAGGGACTGATCACGCGGATACCTATGCCTTTGTCCGTCCCATGTTCTATCTTCTCGATTTTGCCAGATTCGACTTGAATATGATTGTAGGTCCGTTCTTCGCTATATACATCACCGTAGAGTGCGTCACCATCCATGGCTGCCTTCAATATATTCGTGCCGTCAAGCATACGCCACCTCCTTAAGTTCAATACCGTAACGTGCCATATCTTTTATTATGGATTCAATCTCATTTTCGAAGGTGAACGGATATATTATCTCGATAATGCCAGCTTTTCCATCCAGAACGGAAAAAATACCCACGTCTTCGTATGATTCGAGGATAGCCTTGAAAAACCCTACACCTTCTTTATTGATAAAAAATTGTCTACTCCTCTCCATTCTGCCTCCCGGCCAGCATCTCGATGAACGCTTCTATGCGGAGTTTTGTTCTTCCATCAAGAGGTTTTGGCAGATCACCCTCTATGGTGATTACCGGTATACCAAGAGAGTCCCTCAATATCACATCTTCCATTATTCTGAAACAAAAAGCCTGCACATAGTGAATGATCCCCTTGATGCCGCGCCTCCGGACTTCCTTTTTTATGTCCTTCACACGGGAAAAGACTTCGTATGGATACGTATAAAGGAGGTACCTCTCCGTTATATCCTTTCCAAAATAAGGGAGAGAAAATTGACGCTGAACCTCGTTGTATACCACATGGGCCCCGATACTTTCGATAAACAAGTAAAGGTCAAGGGGAATGGGAGGTACTCCTATGTAGCCCACATTGATACCCTTTATGACCGTCCTTTTCTTCGCATTTTCGATGAAATCCGCCGCCATATGCCCGTATTGTCCATAATCTCCGAGCATGTCAGAGGCGCGCACAAGCCAGAGGTGATTCTCCTCCCCGGATACAACACTCTCTTTCCAGGTCATTCGGTCGATGACAGCAAGCCTTTCTCTAACCTTTTCAATCTCCACCTCTTTTTTAGCAAGGCCTTCCCAGTCGACCAAAAAAACGTCCATAAGTTTTTCGATCTCTCTTCTCAAAATCTTCTGGTCCCTATCGTAAGGGAAGGAAAAAGGTATTGTCTTCACCCCCCTGTATTGCAATATCTCAGACAGCGCAATGGTATTGCTGCAATCCCCTTCCATCACGGTAATGACCGTCTCAATGCCCCGTTCCATTACCACACCGTATATCCCCTTCACCCAATTGCACATACTCTTGGGGAACCCGTCAGTCTCGGCTTTTTCGATAAACCTCATGGGGTTTTGATCCGAAATGAATACGTTGTTGAGGTCCACCGGCGTACAGCCACCAGCAAAAACGACCTCTACTGGAATAGTAGTGGTAAAGCCTACCGATTTATCCATCAAACAACCAAACTTTTCACTTTAGCCTTCATGTCTCTCCTTCACCCCATCCCCCAGTAGCCTTCAGCCCCAAGGAATAAATACATCTCTTTAAGTTTGGCGGGCTCTATCTCTTCCGCCCTTATGGATGCCGCAAACCCCATGCGCCGGTACAGTGTCTCAATCTGTTCCTCTCCCATATGTTTGGACAGGGCATATTTCAAATACTTCCTCTTGTTCTGAAAACAGACTCTCACAAATTCCATCAGCCGGTCGTCGGTCCCCCTTTCTTTATCCTTAAACTCCATGGAGAGGAATGCGCTGTCAATCTTCGGGGGCGGCACGAAGAGTCCCGGTTTCATCAAAAAAAGAACCTTCACGTCGGCAAATATCTGGCATGCGGCCGATATGGCGCCGTAGGCCCTTGTAAACGGCTTGCTCACGATCCTCAAGGCTATCTCCTTTTGCATCGTAAGATACGCATTATCTATTATAGCTCTTTCCTTCAATAACTTGAATAGTATCGGGGCAGTAATCTGGTAAGGGATGTTCCCGATCACCTTGAGGTTGCTTTCGATCCTAAACCGGTGGAGAGGCGTCTCCAGGATGTCCCCTAATACTATCCTGAGGTTCTGGTGCTCCTCTTGAAGAGCCTCCAAGAACGGGAGGCATGCTCTGTCAAACTCCACGGCATATACAAGACCGGCTTTCTCGCAGAGCGACCGCGTGAGGTGGCCGTAACCCGCCCCCACTTCCACAACCGTATCAGCGGCGTTGACACCCGCTGCCCGCACCATTTTGTCGGTAATGTTTTTATCCTTGATCAGGTGCTGGGAGAGGCTCTTTTTCAGTATGGTCAACAGAAAGATATCCTGGAAAACCCCTTGATATCCAGGGAGGAAAATATACCTCTTTCTGCATAAAACCACCCCGTCGCGGCCACCATAGCCCCGTTGTCCGTGCAAAACCGAGGCGCTGAAAACATCACTTCTATCCCCAATTCTTTTCCTCGTTCAAAAAATACCTCTCTCATTCTTCCGTTCGCCGCAACGCCTCCTCCAACCACCACGTTCCTGATATTATGGTCCATCGCCACTTTCAAAGTCTTTACGGAAATCACGTGAAAGACGGCCTCCTGAAAAGAGGCGAGAATATCATTGATATTTTCATCGGTTACGCCGTTATTCTTAATGTAATTTATGAAGGCTGTTTTCAAACCGCTGAAACTGAAATCATAATTCGGCTCGTTTATCATCGGCCTTGGAAACGCCACATAGTTCCCCCTGCCTGATCTCGCGTACTCCTCAATTATCCT is a window encoding:
- a CDS encoding DUF4911 domain-containing protein — translated: MERSRQFFINKEGVGFFKAILESYEDVGIFSVLDGKAGIIEIIYPFTFENEIESIIKDMARYGIELKEVAYA
- a CDS encoding 2-hydroxyacyl-CoA dehydratase; translated protein: MDKSVGFTTTIPVEVVFAGGCTPVDLNNVFISDQNPMRFIEKAETDGFPKSMCNWVKGIYGVVMERGIETVITVMEGDCSNTIALSEILQYRGVKTIPFSFPYDRDQKILRREIEKLMDVFLVDWEGLAKKEVEIEKVRERLAVIDRMTWKESVVSGEENHLWLVRASDMLGDYGQYGHMAADFIENAKKRTVIKGINVGYIGVPPIPLDLYLFIESIGAHVVYNEVQRQFSLPYFGKDITERYLLYTYPYEVFSRVKDIKKEVRRRGIKGIIHYVQAFCFRIMEDVILRDSLGIPVITIEGDLPKPLDGRTKLRIEAFIEMLAGRQNGEE
- the rsmA gene encoding 16S rRNA (adenine(1518)-N(6)/adenine(1519)-N(6))-dimethyltransferase RsmA; the encoded protein is MTILKKSLSQHLIKDKNITDKMVRAAGVNAADTVVEVGAGYGHLTRSLCEKAGLVYAVEFDRACLPFLEALQEEHQNLRIVLGDILETPLHRFRIESNLKVIGNIPYQITAPILFKLLKERAIIDNAYLTMQKEIALRIVSKPFTRAYGAISAACQIFADVKVLFLMKPGLFVPPPKIDSAFLSMEFKDKERGTDDRLMEFVRVCFQNKRKYLKYALSKHMGEEQIETLYRRMGFAASIRAEEIEPAKLKEMYLFLGAEGYWGMG